The sequence CATGACGATAGCCGACGCATGACCCCCTATTCTACTTACCCGGAGCCCGCATGAACCAGCACTACGACCAGACCTACTCTTCCCCGGCGACGACCCGCAGCGCCGGCCACCGCGTGATGCGCAACACCTACTGGCTGCTTGCGCTGTCAATGATTCCCTCAGTCCTTGGTGCCTGGCTGGGCGTCAAAATGAACTTCTCGCTCTTCGCCGGCAGCCCGTTCATCGGCTTCATGCTGTTCATGGGGATTGCCTACGGCTTCTTTTATGCGATCGAAAAAACCAAGGAAACCGGCATGGGCGTGGTGGTCCTGCTGGGCTTTACCTTCTTCATGGGCCTGATGCTGTCGCGCCTGATTGCACATACGCTCGGTTACGCCAATGGCAGCACGCTGGTGATGACAGCCTTCGGCGGCACCGCCACGATCATGGGCGTGATGGCCACGATTGCGACGGTCTCGAAGCGCGATTTTTCAGGCATGGGGCGCTGGTTGTTTGTCGGCATGCTGGTCATCCTGGTCGCGGCAGTGGCCAATATTTTTCTGCAAATGCCGGCGCTCTACCTGGCAGTCTCGGTGCTGGCAATCGGTATTTTTTCGGCGTACATCCTGCATGACGTGCAACAGGTCATCAATGGTGGCGAGACCAACTACATCACGGCAACGTTGCACATCTATCTGGATGTCTACAATATTTTTGCCAACCTACTGGCACTGCTCGGCATTTTCGGCGGACAGCGGGACTGACATTGCGAGCATAAGAGTACCGCAGAATGCAGGGTGCAATAACCGAAGGGCATTGCACCGCCAGCGGAGCATTTGGTGCAATGCCCTGCGGTTATTGCACCCTACGATTGCGGCCAGGATGATGCCTTAGTAAAAAAAGCCGACCGGCAGGCCGGCTTTTTTTACGCGCTCGTTATCTTCATGCCAGATCGAAGACCGCCATCGATTCGACATGCGCGGTGTGCGGGAACATGTTGACCACGCCGGCTTGCGACAGCACATACCCTCCCGCCACCAGCAACTGGGCATCCCTTGCCAGCGTCGCCGGATTGCACGAGACATACACAATGCGTCGCGGCTTCTGCACCGGCTGCAGTTCGGCCAGCGCTTCGCAGAGCGCCATCGCGCCATCGCGCGGCGGATCGATCAGCAGGCGATCGAAGTAACCCAGCGCGACCAGATCCGCGCCCGTGATGTCGAACAGGTTGCGGCACTCGAAACTGGTCTTGTCCTGCACACCATTAAAGCGTGCGTTGTCCATCGCCCGCTGCGTCAGCGCGGCACTGCCTTCGATGCCCACCACCGCGCGCACCTGCGTGGCGATCGGCAACGTGAAATTGCCCAGACCGCAAAACAGGTCGGCGATGCGCTCCTCCGGTTGCGCATCCAGCAAGCGCAACGCACGGGCGACCAGCACCCGGTTGATCTGATGATTGACCTGCGTGAAATCGGTTGGCTTGAACGGCATCGTGATACCGAATTCCGGCAATGAGTACTGCAGCGACTGGTTGGCCGGGTAGTACGGCACGGCACTCTCCGGACCGGCCGCCTGCAGCCACCAGACGATCCGGTGCAGATCGGCAAAGGCCTTGAGCAATACTTCATCGGCACGACTGAGCGGCGCCATGATGCGCAACACCAGTACCGTGACCACGCCGTCATTGCCCTCGCCGACAGCCAGTTCGATCTGCGGTACCTGTTCGACAATCGACAAGGCAGCGATCAGTTCGCGCAGCGGCACCAGCAATGCCGAGACCTTGGGCGGCAGGATGTCGCAGCTGGTCATGTCGGTCAGGTAGGAGGATTTTTTTTCAATGAAGCCGACCAGCACGCCGCCCTTGCGCGGTACGTTGCGCACCGACAGACGGGCGCGATAGCGGTAACCCCAGGTCGGGCCGTAGATCGGTCGCAGCATCAGGCGCGGCCGCACCTTGCCGATATGCCAGAGATTGTCTTCAAGCACGCGCTG comes from Actimicrobium sp. CCC2.4 and encodes:
- a CDS encoding Bax inhibitor-1/YccA family protein encodes the protein MNQHYDQTYSSPATTRSAGHRVMRNTYWLLALSMIPSVLGAWLGVKMNFSLFAGSPFIGFMLFMGIAYGFFYAIEKTKETGMGVVVLLGFTFFMGLMLSRLIAHTLGYANGSTLVMTAFGGTATIMGVMATIATVSKRDFSGMGRWLFVGMLVILVAAVANIFLQMPALYLAVSVLAIGIFSAYILHDVQQVINGGETNYITATLHIYLDVYNIFANLLALLGIFGGQRD
- the rlmD gene encoding 23S rRNA (uracil(1939)-C(5))-methyltransferase RlmD; amino-acid sequence: MPHTILEIRSLDMEARGVGNLVNEDGSHGKVIFVEGALPGEQVRFLSFRKKSKWEAARMTALVRESAMRVTPQCAYFGTCGGCAMQHLDAAAQVAIKQRVLEDNLWHIGKVRPRLMLRPIYGPTWGYRYRARLSVRNVPRKGGVLVGFIEKKSSYLTDMTSCDILPPKVSALLVPLRELIAALSIVEQVPQIELAVGEGNDGVVTVLVLRIMAPLSRADEVLLKAFADLHRIVWWLQAAGPESAVPYYPANQSLQYSLPEFGITMPFKPTDFTQVNHQINRVLVARALRLLDAQPEERIADLFCGLGNFTLPIATQVRAVVGIEGSAALTQRAMDNARFNGVQDKTSFECRNLFDITGADLVALGYFDRLLIDPPRDGAMALCEALAELQPVQKPRRIVYVSCNPATLARDAQLLVAGGYVLSQAGVVNMFPHTAHVESMAVFDLA